ATATCAACAAGGTTTTTGCCTATGTCGTGTACATCACCTTTAACAGTTGCGAGGACTATGCGCCCTCTTGTTTCGGTATCGCTTTTCTCCATAAAAGGCTCAAGCACTGTGACAGCGGTTTTCATAGTTTCCGCTGATTGTAAGACGAACGGCAGAAGCATTTTGCCTGCTCCGAAGAGTTCGCCTATCTCTTTCATAGTGTCGAGCATGATGTTGTTTATTATTTCTATGGGCTTCATAGTCTGCATCAGGGCTGTCAGTGTTTCTTCCAGTCCTGCTTTGCGTCCTTTCTTAATGAGGTTTTTTAGCATCTCATCAGGCGGCAGATCAGTTTTCTCCTCCTGCTGAACAATCCCCTCTTTTTTGCTGAAATGTTCTATAAAGGCCGAAAGTGCTCCTTCCTGACCTGCGAGGAGGTCTTTACTGACTTTAATGTCTTCTTCCGGTATGGCAGCCTGCGGCATAACTTTTGATGCGTGCACAATTGCCATGTCAAGCCCGTGTTCAACGGCTTCGTGAAGAAAAACGGAGTTGAGTATCGGTCTGCTGTCTTTTGACAGACCGAATGAGATATTAGATAGCCCGAGGGCAGTTTTTGCCCCTGTGAGCTTTTCTTTTATCATTTTAATGGCTTTATTTGTCTGTATTGCGGCATCAACTAGTGTTTTGTCTCCGCTGCCTATGGAGAATGTCAGTGGATCGAAAATAAGGTCATTGGGGTTCAGACCGTATTCTTTGGTAAATATATTATATATGCGCTCTGCGATTTCGAATTTTTTTTCTGCGGTCATCGCCATGCCGTCTTCGTCGATGGTAAGTGCTATGACAGAGGCGGGGTGTTTTTTTACTGCTCGGAGAATGATATGCAGTTTTTCCCCACCGTCTTCAAAGTTTATAGAATTTATTACAGGCTTGCCCGCACAGGACTTCAGAGCTGTTTCAACAACGTCCGGTTCGGTGGAGTCTATCACCACTGGTGCGGTGAGTGTTTTGTTCAGCAGATGCATAAACTTTGCCATATCTGCTTTTTCGTCACGTCCGGCATATGCAACACAAGCATCGATAAAGTGTGCTCCGGTTTCCTCCTGCTCTTTCGCGACTGCAAGCATACCGTCGAAGTCTTCTGCGAGAAGCAGTTCACGGAAGGCTTTACTGCCGTTTGCGTTTGCCCTTTCTCCGATGAGTGCAGGAGGGGGAGTCTGCATGAGCGTGGTGGATACGTATAGGCTTGAGGATTCGCCTGTGTACTCTTTAGCCTGTGGCTTGTTTGGTTTATATTTGTCTGCTATGGGGCGCAGTGCCTTTATATGCTCCGGTGTTGTTCCACAGCATCCTCCGAGTACACCGATGGGGAACTCCTGTACCATTCCTTCCACAATTTTTGCCATTTTGTCCGGTGTCATGTCGTAAACCATCTGTCCGCCTCTGTTTTCAGGCAGACCGGCGTTTGGTATGCACGAGATACGTCCGTTGAAGTTCTGCGCGAGGTCGTTTATAGGGTTGTGCATGAGGTCAGGTCCCGTAGAACAGTTAAGTCCGAGGGAGAAAACAGGATATTCACGCAGGAGTGTTACGGCTGCTGATATGTCTGTCCCCATCAGCATTGTTCCGTTCTGCTCTACTGTGATGGAAACCATAACAGGTGCATCAGAGTTTTTTTCGGCTTTGACGTCTATAACGGCATTAAGTGCTGATTTTATTTGTAAAAGATCCTGACATGTTTCAATAATGAAGAGATCAACGCCCCCTTCAAGTAGAGCTTCCGCCTGTGAGTGATACATAGTATATAAATCGTCGTAACTTATCTGTCCGAGACTGGGGAGCTTTGTACCGGGACCGATTGAGCCGGCTGTGTATTTCCCGTATTTATCTGCCGCCCTTCTGGCTATCTGTGCACCGAGAAGGTTGAGTTCATATGTTCTGTCCTGAAGGTCGTACTCAGACATGACAAGCTCTGTTCCGCCGAATGTATTTGTTTCTACAACATCAGCCCCAGCTTCAAAATACTGCTCGTGTATCTGCTGTATGATCTCAGGTGCGGCAACGTTCAGCCATTCGCTGCATCCGTTATAGCCCTGCCAGATTTCGTCTGTGATTTCGTAGTTTTGTATAGAAGTGCCCATTGCACCGTCAAAAAGAATTATTCTGTTTTTTGCAAATTCATTAAACATATATGTTTCTCCACATGTTGAGTGTGTTTTGAATTTAAACTAAACGATACGGCATGTAAAGTGCTTGTTCGCTGTTGCGGAGCATTGTTTAACGTCTTGTGGCACATATTTGTTGAAAAAGATACTGTTGAAGGGTAGAATCCAAACCGATATCTACTAACTTAAAGGATGTTATTTATGAGTGAAAAAGAAAAAAACAACGTGATGCGTTCCATAACAATGAGCACAAAAATGGAGATGCCGATATCTCTCGGTACTTTAGAATATATAGCAGGGGTGGACCCGAAAGAGACATGGTCAATAATAGGCGACGATGACGTCGATACGGAGTCTTTTGATAAACTCCGCGAAAAGCATTTTGATTCTATCAAACAACAGGAGTCCACAAAGGAGTTTCAAGACAAGCTTAAGAAGATGATGGAAGAAACGATTAATCTTTATCAGGGCATCCTGGGCGGAAAGAGTGACAGTGTAAAACCATATACTGAAGGCAGGTCTTTCAACTTTATCCTCGGTATGCCGAGAACAGGCGGAACAACACTTTATCAGGGGCTTTCAGATGCTTTCGAGTGGCCGTGGGAAAAGCTACTGTTCTCTATGACTCATAACTTTATGCCAAACGGCAGGTATTGCGTCGGACAGCCGAGCTCAGAGTTTGACATGGGGTGGAGGCTTCCGTGGAATTTCCATAACCTTATTTTCGAACTTTGCCAGTTTCTTGTCTACGCTAATAACGAAGCCCCCGACAGCGAACATATATTCCTCAAAAGCACAGCTCTCAGTTATGCTGTGAAATTCCTGAACTTTTTGTTCGGCGACAAGGCAAACTATTTTGTCACAACACGCCACCCCGGAGCTATTACTATGAGCTGCGGAAAGGATGATATCACGAGGGAAGACCATATGCAGAATATGCTGCTCTGGACAAACCTTTATTCCACTATCCTGCGGGAATGCAGACCTGTGGGCAGGGTGAAGGTTGTAGAGTATGGTGCTGGTCTTACAGAGGTGATAAATGCAGCATTTGAAAAACGCGAAATGGGTGAGCGTCTTGAAGAAACATCTTTCTTCGAGTATGACGATTACGATAAAGAATTTTATGAAAGTGAAAATGTTCAGCGTATGTTTGAATATGTCCAGATGTCATGGAAGCTCTTTGATAAAGACTTCCCGCTTCCTGAGAAATGTATATAAACATAAAGGGCGGTCATCTGACCGCCTTTTATTATGGTGTTGAAAGACAGAACACCACACATTTATGCGTTTATGAATGAGCTAATCACAGCTTTAGAGCTTATAAGTCATTGCGGGGAATGTAATGACGAAGCAATCTCAGGATTAACTAACGAGTTCAGAGACTGCCGCAGCTCTGCGGGCTTCGCAGTGACATATTTTGCGTATGCTCTGGATGTGACAACGAAGTTGTAGCT
This window of the Denitrovibrio acetiphilus DSM 12809 genome carries:
- the metH gene encoding methionine synthase, which encodes MFNEFAKNRIILFDGAMGTSIQNYEITDEIWQGYNGCSEWLNVAAPEIIQQIHEQYFEAGADVVETNTFGGTELVMSEYDLQDRTYELNLLGAQIARRAADKYGKYTAGSIGPGTKLPSLGQISYDDLYTMYHSQAEALLEGGVDLFIIETCQDLLQIKSALNAVIDVKAEKNSDAPVMVSITVEQNGTMLMGTDISAAVTLLREYPVFSLGLNCSTGPDLMHNPINDLAQNFNGRISCIPNAGLPENRGGQMVYDMTPDKMAKIVEGMVQEFPIGVLGGCCGTTPEHIKALRPIADKYKPNKPQAKEYTGESSSLYVSTTLMQTPPPALIGERANANGSKAFRELLLAEDFDGMLAVAKEQEETGAHFIDACVAYAGRDEKADMAKFMHLLNKTLTAPVVIDSTEPDVVETALKSCAGKPVINSINFEDGGEKLHIILRAVKKHPASVIALTIDEDGMAMTAEKKFEIAERIYNIFTKEYGLNPNDLIFDPLTFSIGSGDKTLVDAAIQTNKAIKMIKEKLTGAKTALGLSNISFGLSKDSRPILNSVFLHEAVEHGLDMAIVHASKVMPQAAIPEEDIKVSKDLLAGQEGALSAFIEHFSKKEGIVQQEEKTDLPPDEMLKNLIKKGRKAGLEETLTALMQTMKPIEIINNIMLDTMKEIGELFGAGKMLLPFVLQSAETMKTAVTVLEPFMEKSDTETRGRIVLATVKGDVHDIGKNLVDIILSNNGYEVYNLGIKVSVEEMIAKAVEMDADAIGMSGLLVKSTNIMRENIAEINRQGLSKKVLLGGAALTEKFVKNDCMPIMPGMVSYCRDAFDALKVLSGESEGSIAPEKTYADISAKPKKVQSPKLETPPAPPFFGVKTAENYTADDILEYMNKLALFSHRWGYSKKNMPDYEYEELLTKTVIPEFNETVQEIKDKELLEMGIRYAYFPCNSDGEELIVYNEDGSELTRFVFPRQNLENGVCLADYFHPVSSGVKDVVAFHIVTAGSKPAEYCQQLFKNNEYKKYYQFHGFFTEFAEAMAEYAHKMIRTDLKIDHADAKTAHGIISLGYSGRRYSFGYPSCPDLAQNNQLDSILDFSQIGVSITENHEMVSEYTTCAIIIHNSSAEYFTT
- a CDS encoding sulfotransferase family protein codes for the protein MSEKEKNNVMRSITMSTKMEMPISLGTLEYIAGVDPKETWSIIGDDDVDTESFDKLREKHFDSIKQQESTKEFQDKLKKMMEETINLYQGILGGKSDSVKPYTEGRSFNFILGMPRTGGTTLYQGLSDAFEWPWEKLLFSMTHNFMPNGRYCVGQPSSEFDMGWRLPWNFHNLIFELCQFLVYANNEAPDSEHIFLKSTALSYAVKFLNFLFGDKANYFVTTRHPGAITMSCGKDDITREDHMQNMLLWTNLYSTILRECRPVGRVKVVEYGAGLTEVINAAFEKREMGERLEETSFFEYDDYDKEFYESENVQRMFEYVQMSWKLFDKDFPLPEKCI